In Flavobacterium sp., a single window of DNA contains:
- the uvrA gene encoding excinuclease ABC subunit UvrA, whose translation MLDKDNTIEVLGARVHNLKNIDISIPREKLVVITGLSGSGKSSLAFDTIYAEGQRRYVETFSAYARQFLGGLERPDVDKIDGLSPVIAIEQKTTSKSPRSTVGTITEIYDFLRLLYARGADAYSYNTGEKMVSYSDEQIKDLIIQDYKGKRINILAPVIKARKGHYAELFQQITKQGFLKVRVNGEVQDLVSGMKLDRYKTHDIEIVVDRMVIEDNPDTQKRLSESINTAMHHGENVLMILDQDSNEVRYFSRNLMCPSTGISYQNPEPNLFSFNSPKGACPHCNGLGTVHEINVKKIIPNPKLSIKSGGLAPLGEYKSSWIFKQLETIGEKFGFKITDPIEKIPEEAMQMILYGGKDKFAINSKDLGVTREYKIDFEGISNFIKNQYDESATTSIKRWAKDFMDEINCPVCEGSRLKKEALFFRVNEKNITELCDMDISDLTAWFHDLNNHLTDKQLLIASEVVKEIKDRLNFLMNVGLNYLALSRSSKSLSGGEAQRIRLATQIGSQLVGVLYILDEPSIGLHQRDNEKLIHSLEQLRDIGNSVIVVEHDKDMIETADYVIDIGPKAGKYGGEIISIGTPKETLASDTITAQYLNGKMKLEIPKKRRKGNGKFLKLTGATGNNLKNVSIEMPLGQLICVTGVSGSGKSTLINETLYPILNAHYFNGVKKPQPYKKIEGLEHIDKVIDIDQSPIGRTPRSNPATYTEVFSEIRNLFTMTSESMIRGYKAGRFSFNVKGGRCETCEGSGVRTIEMNFLPDVYVECETCQGKRFNRETLEIRYKGKSISDVLDMTVDEAVPFFENIPKIYRKVKTIQDVGLGYITLGQQSTTLSGGEAQRIKLAGELSKKDTGNTFYILDEPTTGLHFEDIRVLMDVINKLVDKGNTILVIEHNMDVIKLADYIIDIGPEGGKGGGQLVAKGTPEEVAQNKKSYTAKFLKKELE comes from the coding sequence ATGCTAGATAAAGACAATACTATTGAAGTTCTTGGCGCAAGAGTTCATAATCTAAAAAATATCGATATTTCAATTCCGCGTGAAAAACTGGTTGTTATAACTGGTCTTTCAGGATCGGGAAAATCATCTTTGGCTTTCGATACCATTTATGCCGAAGGTCAGCGTCGTTATGTCGAAACTTTTTCTGCTTATGCCAGACAGTTCCTTGGCGGGTTAGAACGTCCTGATGTTGATAAAATTGACGGGCTTTCGCCGGTTATTGCAATTGAACAAAAAACAACCAGTAAAAGTCCGCGCTCAACAGTAGGAACAATTACCGAAATTTACGATTTCCTGAGACTTCTTTACGCTCGTGGTGCTGACGCATATAGTTATAACACTGGTGAAAAAATGGTTTCGTATTCTGATGAACAAATTAAAGATTTGATTATTCAAGATTATAAAGGAAAACGAATCAACATTCTGGCACCGGTTATTAAAGCCAGAAAAGGACATTATGCCGAATTATTCCAGCAAATCACCAAACAAGGATTTCTTAAAGTTCGTGTAAACGGCGAAGTTCAGGATTTGGTTTCAGGAATGAAACTTGATCGTTATAAAACACACGATATCGAAATTGTGGTTGATAGAATGGTTATTGAAGATAATCCTGACACTCAAAAACGATTATCAGAAAGTATTAATACAGCCATGCATCATGGTGAAAATGTATTAATGATTTTAGATCAGGATTCTAATGAAGTTCGTTATTTCAGCCGAAATTTAATGTGTCCTTCAACCGGAATTTCCTATCAAAATCCAGAACCAAATTTATTTTCTTTTAACTCTCCAAAAGGGGCCTGCCCGCATTGTAACGGATTGGGAACTGTACATGAAATCAATGTAAAAAAGATTATTCCGAACCCAAAACTATCAATCAAAAGTGGTGGACTTGCACCTTTGGGCGAATATAAATCTTCATGGATTTTCAAACAGTTAGAAACCATTGGAGAAAAATTCGGATTTAAAATTACCGACCCTATAGAGAAAATTCCAGAAGAAGCCATGCAAATGATTTTGTATGGTGGAAAAGACAAATTTGCCATAAATTCAAAAGATCTTGGTGTAACAAGAGAATATAAAATTGATTTTGAAGGAATTTCAAACTTCATCAAAAATCAATATGACGAAAGCGCCACAACCAGTATAAAACGCTGGGCAAAAGATTTTATGGACGAAATCAACTGTCCGGTTTGCGAAGGTTCACGTCTTAAAAAAGAAGCTTTATTTTTTAGAGTAAATGAAAAAAATATCACCGAATTGTGTGATATGGATATTTCAGATTTAACGGCTTGGTTTCATGATTTAAATAATCATTTAACAGACAAACAGTTGTTAATTGCATCAGAAGTAGTAAAAGAAATCAAAGATCGTTTGAATTTCCTGATGAATGTTGGTTTGAATTATCTGGCTTTAAGCCGAAGTTCAAAATCACTTTCGGGCGGTGAAGCGCAGCGTATTCGACTAGCAACACAGATTGGTTCGCAATTAGTTGGCGTTTTGTATATTCTGGATGAGCCAAGTATTGGTTTACATCAAAGAGACAATGAAAAACTGATTCATTCTCTGGAACAATTACGTGATATCGGAAACTCGGTTATTGTCGTAGAACACGACAAAGACATGATCGAAACTGCTGATTATGTGATTGACATTGGACCAAAAGCTGGAAAATACGGAGGAGAAATAATAAGTATCGGAACCCCAAAAGAAACTTTGGCATCTGATACTATCACTGCTCAATATCTGAACGGTAAAATGAAATTAGAAATTCCGAAGAAACGTCGTAAAGGAAACGGGAAATTTCTAAAACTTACCGGAGCAACCGGAAACAACCTGAAAAATGTTTCAATCGAAATGCCTTTAGGACAGTTAATTTGCGTTACAGGGGTTTCCGGAAGTGGAAAATCTACCTTAATCAATGAGACGCTCTACCCTATCCTAAATGCTCATTATTTTAACGGAGTAAAGAAACCACAACCATACAAAAAAATTGAAGGTTTAGAACATATCGACAAAGTTATCGATATTGATCAAAGCCCAATTGGAAGAACGCCGCGTTCAAATCCGGCAACTTACACGGAGGTTTTCAGCGAAATAAGAAACTTGTTTACTATGACTTCTGAAAGTATGATTCGTGGTTATAAAGCAGGGCGTTTCAGTTTTAACGTAAAAGGCGGTCGTTGCGAAACCTGCGAAGGTTCTGGTGTAAGAACAATCGAAATGAACTTTTTACCAGATGTTTATGTAGAATGTGAAACTTGTCAGGGAAAACGTTTCAATAGAGAAACTTTGGAAATTCGTTATAAAGGAAAATCAATTTCGGATGTTTTGGATATGACAGTTGACGAAGCTGTTCCTTTCTTTGAAAATATTCCGAAGATTTACAGAAAAGTAAAAACAATTCAGGATGTTGGTTTAGGTTATATCACACTAGGTCAACAAAGTACCACACTTTCTGGTGGTGAAGCACAGCGTATCAAACTGGCTGGAGAATTATCTAAAAAAGATACTGGAAATACGTTTTATATTTTGGATGAACCTACAACCGGATTACATTTTGAGGACATTCGCGTTTTGATGGACGTTATTAATAAACTGGTTGATAAAGGAAATACAATTCTGGTTATCGAACATAATATGGATGTTATTAAACTTGCCGATTACATTATCGATATTGGTCCTGAAGGTGGAAAAGGCGGCGGACAATTAGTCGCAAAAGGAACTCCGGAAGAAGTAGCTCAGAATAAAAAGAGTTATACAGCTAAGTTTTTGAAAAAGGAATTGGAATAA
- a CDS encoding cupin domain-containing protein has translation MNLKDKFNNVDQYFSPKIIDTVNDQYIKVAKIKGQEVPWHNHENEDELFYIVDGELLMEIENEPSFTMKKGDLFVVKKGVNHRVSSEEECLIMLIESKTTEHTGKVKSNITKSIEEQTY, from the coding sequence ATGAATCTAAAAGACAAATTCAATAATGTAGACCAATATTTTTCGCCTAAAATAATTGATACCGTAAACGATCAATATATTAAAGTGGCTAAAATAAAAGGCCAGGAAGTTCCGTGGCATAATCATGAAAATGAAGATGAATTATTTTACATTGTCGACGGTGAACTTTTAATGGAAATTGAAAATGAACCATCTTTTACAATGAAAAAAGGAGATTTGTTTGTTGTAAAAAAAGGCGTAAATCACCGAGTTTCATCGGAAGAAGAATGTTTGATAATGTTGATAGAATCTAAAACTACAGAACATACCGGAAAAGTTAAAAGTAACATTACCAAATCAATTGAAGAGCAAACGTATTAA